In the genome of Budorcas taxicolor isolate Tak-1 chromosome 7, Takin1.1, whole genome shotgun sequence, the window tatatataacaaatatagaTTTACTTGCGTTCCATAATACCGaaaattttaggattttatatattttaagcatattttatatatttgagtataaataatatatgtgtatctgtAGTATCAAAAGTCATCCCACTAAAGACTAGCAGGACTGCTCAGCAACATTCCTCAGGCCTCGTTCAGTTTGACTTCTAAAACCCTATAAATCTTCCACAAAGATTCAAAATAGGGTGCATGGGGGAAAAAGTAATTTGTACTTTTTTATATTGGCAACAGAAATTCAAAATTGAATTAACCAGCAACCAAATGTCTTTGGAGCAAGTGTTCGGtgttattttgtgttttgtttgttttgttttatcttcATGAGATTTAAAAATCAGTCGGAGGAATACTGAGCAACAGCTTGTAGATGGAAGGGTAGGGCAGTAGTTTCTGCAGATTATACTCTACACCTTGCTTTCTAATAAGAATTAACTTTAGTTCTTTAACTGTTTCTGAAATACAGTCTGGTGATTTATATTGCAATCATTTTGAGTAATCTTATATTGTTGGTTTTCACtaattgtgtttgtgtgtgtgcctttttCATCCTGTCTTTTCTGTAACATTCTTAAGAGGAATGCTTGCTTGTCATGCAGTAGATATGCTTTGAGTGCACAATTTATGGTAACCAACTATCCTCTTTTATTCGACTGAAGGGTTTGccgggcttgccaggtggctcagtggtaaagaatccccctgcccatgcaggagacccaagtttggtccctgggtcgggaagattgcctagagaaggaaatggcaactcacccactccagtatggttaccgggaaatcccatggacagaggaacctcacaggctacagtccatggggttgcaaagagttggatacgactgaatgactgaacccTCATGCATGAGGGTTTTGCCAGGACACAGAATATTTTGGATTCAAACTAGGATTAGGACTCTAGGCATGGATTgagagaattaatattgttaaaatgtccatagtaCCCAAGACAATATACAGGTTGAAagtaatccctatcaaaaatCCAGTggtattttttacagaaatagagcacctaaaatttatatgaaagtgCAAGAGCAGTGgcttatagttttcagtatataggtctttcacacccttggttaaattcctaggtattttattctttttgatgcaattgtataatgggattgttttcttaatttatttttcttataggtCATTATTAGTGTAAGGAAACAACAGATTTtgtgtgtattgattttgtacccTGCAACTTAACTGAATTCAATTGTTATAAGTTTTTTAATGaaatctttatggttttctatatgtaaaatcatgccatctgcaaatagtgaaaaggttttacttttttctttccaatttagatgccttttatttctttttcttgcctgattgctcCAGCTGAGACTTCCagcactatgttgaatagaagtggcaagagtgtgggcatccttgcctgttctgatcttagaggaaaagctttcagcttttcatattgagtatgttagctgtgggcttatTGTATATGGCCTTCGTTATCTTGAGGTATGTTTCCTCTGTACCTGCTttgtggagagtttttatcataaatggatgttaaattttgttgaatactttttctgcatctgttgagataattatgattttttttcccttattttgtttatgtggtataccacattgattgatttgaacCACCCCTTTATCCTGggaataaatcctacttgatcatggtgtgtgatccaTGGTGTATGatttattgttgaatttggtttgttaatattttgttgaggatttttgcatctgttcaTCAGGGCtgttgacctgtaattttcttttttgtgtggcttCCTTGTCTGGTTTTCAGTATCAGGGAAATACTTTCCCTGTGAACTGTGAAAGAATTCCCCCCTCTTCTatttttgggaagagtttgagaaggcttGGTGTTAGTTCTTCTTGGAATGTTTGGTAAAGTTAATCTGTGAAGCTGCTTGGTCCTGGGCTTTCATTCACTGAGAGGtttttttattactgattcaGTCTCCTTGCTAGTGATCAGTCTGTTCAGATTTTGTATGtcatcagagaaacagaaaatgtgaacTGCTGATattgacagggacttccctggtggctcagtggtataaaaTCCGCcagctaatgcagaagacatgggtttgatccctgggtcaggaaggtcccctggagaaggaaatggcaacccactgcagtattcttgcctgggaaatcccttgcatggaggagcctagcagactacaatccatggggttgcaaagagtcggacatgagttaacaactaaacaacaacagtcttTCAAATAGATTCCTTGTAGTATGATTGACAGGAATATGATAAATGTTTCCATTTCACTTGTGGTTGACAGATTTCCTTCCATAGGGGCTGTATTTGTACCCCAACAGTGTATAAGAGTGCTCTTCTCTACAACCTTGGCAATGAAAGATGTGGTCCCCTGTGTCTTTGCTGGTCTGACAGATAAGAAATGGTATCATTGTAGTTGCAATCTCTGtttttgttctgtaaataagATCAGTGGCAGTTCTACCAATTGAATAGGTAGTGGTGGAAACCGAACAAAACTGTATCTCAGAGTGGGTGGGACATGAGGAAATGAAATAgagagtgaaaacaaacaaaaaaaaactttggcTGTGATGAGGGAGAGAGACTGGGTGGTAACTAGAAAGAAAACTCTGTGGTTAGAATAGTAGTGTCTCACTACTGAAAACACTGCATTGAGTTTAAATGGTGCGAGGGAGTCCAGTAGAGTGGGAGAGCTTGAAAGGAAGGGCAAAGTAGAGATAATTGCTGGTGTCCAACTCCGAAAAGGGATGGAGCACAGAACAGAACGGCCCCACCCGGCATTGTAGAGAAGCCAGGTCCTCGTTTATAACCAGAGAGGGAGAAAACCATGGCGCAGGACACAGTTTTGGTGACAAGATGGGAAGGTAGATTCCTTCTCACGAAGATGACTGAGAAGTAGGGTGCAGGACCATCTGCTGAAAGTGAGGATGTATTTGTTACCTATCGCTGTGTGACAAGTCATCCCCAACCTTAGTAACTGAAACAGTAGTCCTTTGCTGGGCTTCCtggctggctcagtggttaagaacgtGCATGCCAGTGCATTTTAAAGGTagcagtgtatacacacacattctgcaTTTTGATGGAGGATGTGGTGGACAGTCTATGAAAGGGTCATCCACAGTAGCCTGGAGAGAGAGACTGTGACAACTTCATATTTTCCCATTCATTCCAGAGCCCAGTCCTGAGTGCACTGTGGGGACGAGAGGAGGGGCGTCCTGGTTCTCCAGCTCCCTGTTGCTGAGGAAGACGTCACTGTCTGAATTGCAGGATGGCGACCATGGTCCTGTCCTCCATTTGTGGTGAGTTTGAGGGTCAGCCCTCAGAACTGACCAGGTGCTAGAGTCTCATGCACCACAgagcaggtggagggaggggactgAGCAGATGAGGTGTGAGTGTTACCCTTGGAGCCCCAAGGTCACAGAGGCCTGACTCTCTGCTGCTTGGGATTGGGACTTAGCTGGTTTGTAAATCTGGGGAGACGTCACCTGTGTTGCAAATGTGTGGGAGCTTTTGAATTATACTTCTGATTCTTTGTATACACTTGAGCTAGTAACAGTGGTATCCTTTGGCagtttagtttcttcatctgcagaaCAGGAAGAGTCTTTTCTTGCTCCAGTGTGGTGTAAGACCTTTGGCCCTATTTTCTGACCCCGAATGAGACAGCTCCATTCTGCCTCCGGGGGAAGCTGGGTGTGGATGTTTGGGTGTCGGTATGTCCTCTCTGTGTGTTGGGGATACAGTCAATTACAAGTATGTGAGGAAGCCTAAGCCTCCAGATTTATGAATGAGAACAGCGGGCAAGCCTGGGTTCTTGGGATATTTCTTCTTCTCCAGCTCAGTCATCCCTGTACACAGCCCCTCACCAGAAAGGATACACAGAGGAGGAAGGGTTGGCCCGTGGCTTCCTGACAGACTGGTTACAGGTGAGTCAGACATTCCTGTTTCCAGATCGTATTCCTTTGACCAAAAGTTAGACTTGTCCCTTCAGTGACCTGGAGCTGGATCAGGTTTTCAGGCATCTGGTGGAGGGTTTGGGGCAACCCAAACAACGTCAGCACATGTCAGCATTTACTGCCGTGTCGAGCTTCCTCCAAGGTCACTGTCTACACCATGTTTTgctgagagttttgttttttaattttactgaggTATTAGTGATTTACGATGTTAATttatgctgtacagcaaagtgactcagttatacacacatacatatattttctttctcatattctttccattatggtttaccacaggacattgaatatagttacctgtgctatacagtaggacttgtgatttatccatcctatatataatagtttgcctctgctaatcccaaactcccattccttccctccttccctcctccccactctcagCCCCCTTTGGTGAGAGTTTTAAGGGGAAGCTAAGGAAATACATGACTGTTGCTGGTGGCCACTGGGGCATCTTTCATCCATTTGCCAAGTACTTCTCTGATTCCTGCAGTGTCTTAGACCTGTGCTCAGCCTTTGAGGTTGAGGGGAATTCGATTGCAGGATGTCACGGTCtcactggaaaataaaattgcCTGTGTGTTAGGGGCACAAGTGGCCCTGGGGGTGGGCATGAGTAGACAGGAGATGAGTGTCCAGGGCCAAACCCAGGAGCAGTTGAGAGCAGAGCTCAGAACCCTGCCCATACAGCTCCTGCCTTGGACCCTCTTCCTACCCTTGTTGTCCTTGGCTCTTTTTCTCAGCATTGGTGGGGATGGTCCGTAGTTAAACCACAGTGTTTATGGTGGTTTAGGACTTGGTGACTTTTGAGGACGTGACCATGGAGTTCACCCAGGAGGAGTGGGCACTGCTAGACTCTTCTCAGCGAAAACTGTACCgagatgtgatgctggagaactgCAGGAACCTGGCGTGGCTTGGTAAGCCCTACATTATTCCTGCATTTATTGAATGACTCAGGTaacaagactttttaaaaactgaggtctCTATcattcatataacataaaatttaccattttaatcattaaaagtttttttaaatttattaaaatttttttttaattgaagataatTGCTTGGCTTTTGATATAGTcagagttgtgcagccatcaaCACTAATTTCAGAGCATTGTCATCACCCTTAAAAGAAACCTGTACCCATTAATTGATCAGTACCTGTTATCTTCCCCACCCCCCTACTGCCTGCCACTACTAATTTGCTTCCtgtttctgtggatttgcctatttggaatattttcatatcaatgaaattatgaaatatgtcatctttcccatttctttcaggcAACTTAATATTTAAAGGTTTACCTGTGTTGTAGCA includes:
- the ZNF557 gene encoding zinc finger protein 557 isoform X2, whose protein sequence is MATMVLSSICAQSSLYTAPHQKGYTEEEGLARGFLTDWLQDLVTFEDVTMEFTQEEWALLDSSQRKLYRDVMLENCRNLAWLGYHVDKRSLISQLEQEDKVITEEGGILPGTCPDLEMVLKAKWLTPKKHIFRKEHSNGVRAVRILEQVALPFSKGSS